The following coding sequences are from one Hydra vulgaris chromosome 04, alternate assembly HydraT2T_AEP window:
- the LOC136079452 gene encoding uncharacterized protein LOC136079452: MTVTLVEIKKMIKNMLDEFEKKTEAMLKRQEVNFVNIINASLKITNERLDKVEKLYNDNTSILKLLSKDVEELKISFNFHEEIFENKIKTAITVVDKKKETNDKIKGKSEFVYVKNKLREIEDRARRNNLRIDGIEEAENETWKVSEAKVLNLFKEQLGLVNIKIERAHRTGNTVTKNSRTIVLKLLDFKDKIAILKKSSSLKGKIYILKRTSARKQTLFEKICVKK; encoded by the coding sequence ATGACAGTTACTCTCgtggaaataaaaaagatgatcAAGAATATGTTGGAcgaatttgagaaaaaaacgGAAGCGATGCTTAAAAGACAAGAAGTAAATTTCGTAAATATAATTAAcgcaagtttaaaaataacaaacgaACGTTTAGATAAAGTTGAAAAGCTATATAATGACAATACaagtattttgaaattattatcaaaagatGTTGAAGAGTTGAAAATAAGCTTTAACTTCCatgaagaaatttttgaaaacaaaataaagaccGCCATTACAGTCgtggataaaaaaaaagaaacaaacgaCAAAATAAAAGGTAAGAGTGAAtttgtatatgtaaaaaataaattaagagaaaTAGAGGACCGAGCAAGAAGAAATAATCTAAGGATAGACGGAATAGAGGAAGCTGAAAACGAAACCTGGAAAGTGAGTGAGGCAAAGGttctaaatttgtttaaagaGCAACTTGGCttggtaaatataaaaattgagcGAGCGCATCGCACTGGTAACACGGTCACTAAAAACTCGAGGACTATAGTTCTCAAATTATTGGACTTCAAGGATAAAATCGCAATCCTCAAAAAATCTTCAAgtttaaaaggaaaaatttatatattaaagaggACTTCTGCGCGGAAACAAACCTTATTCGAAAAGATTTGCGTGAAAAAATGA